Proteins encoded by one window of Arachis ipaensis cultivar K30076 chromosome B04, Araip1.1, whole genome shotgun sequence:
- the LOC107636688 gene encoding uncharacterized protein LOC107636688 — MRQLPKMLTDHPQLGRDITHDGNRMAVSKMGARHTWPLPNLQRTGEVPDCSNRLFHKMDRSPTSSENNVRKASFLHDLNIKHNFSSVEHPQSNGLAEAANKVILQALKKKVTLAKGQWAKLIPEILWGYNTTPQSSTKETPFRLMFGSDAMIPVKISQGSVRTTYLDEDTNDQTREAELDLLEEVREESRIRHEAMQQLTRRKYNTRVRPRTLQQGDLVLRRLEDVRKPPGEGKLAANWEGPFRIIQVHGRGAYSLQTLEGDNLPNTWNITSLRLYHT, encoded by the exons ATGCGACAACTGCCAAAGATGCTCACCGATCATCCACAACTCGGCCGAGACATTACACACGACGGAAATCGGATGGCCGTTTCAAAGATGGGGGCTCGACATACTTGGCCCCTTCCCAATCTCCAAAGGACAGGTGAAGTTCCTGATTGTAGCAATcgattatttcacaaaatggatagaagccCAACCTCTAGCGAAAATAACGTCAGAAAAG CATCTTTCTTGCATGATTTGAATATAAAGCACAATTTTTCCTCGGTGGAGCACCCACAATCCAACGGGCTCGCCGAAGCTGCTAATAAAGTTATCTTGCAGGCTCTAAAGAAAAAAGTAACACTTGCCAAAGGACAATGGGCAAAATTGATACCAGAAATCCTCTGGGGTTACAACACCACCCCGCAAAGCTCAACTAAAGAGACACCATTCAGGCTAATGTTCGGATCCGACGCCATGATCCCGGTAAAGATATCACAAGGCTCGGTCAGAACAACCTATCTCGACGAGGATACCAATGATCAAACTAGAGAAGCAGAGTTAGACCTATTAGAAGAAGTACGAGAAGAGTCAAGAATAAGACATGAAGCAATGCAACAATTAACTCGGCGCAAATACAACACAAGGGTAAGACCCCGAACACTACAGCAAGGAGACCTTGTGCTCCGACGACTGGAAGATGTCCGAAAACCGCCAGGAGAGGGTAAGCTCGCCGCCAATTGGGAAGGTCCTTTCAGAATCATACAAGTACATGGCCGAGGTGCATACTCGTTACAGACCTTGGAAGGAGATAATCTACCGAACACTTGGAACATCACGTCCCTACGATTGTACCATACTTAA